A genomic stretch from Sporolituus thermophilus DSM 23256 includes:
- a CDS encoding helix-turn-helix transcriptional regulator, whose translation MTTTREKKLYELPEVLDIVPMSRAGLYKAAKEGKIPTVKIGRRIFIPAWYIDKITSEPGQQNL comes from the coding sequence ATGACTACCACTAGAGAGAAAAAACTATACGAACTGCCGGAGGTGCTGGACATTGTGCCGATGAGCCGGGCAGGGCTGTACAAGGCGGCGAAAGAGGGTAAAATTCCTACCGTCAAAATTGGCCGCCGGATATTCATTCCTGCCTGGTATATTGACAAAATCACTAGTGAGCCGGGCCAGCAAAACCTGTAG